From a single Salmo salar chromosome ssa22, Ssal_v3.1, whole genome shotgun sequence genomic region:
- the errfi gene encoding ERBB receptor feedback inhibitor 1 (The RefSeq protein has 1 substitution, 1 non-frameshifting indel compared to this genomic sequence) — protein sequence MRPDCAWSMSTAGLTAQEICLPTDSPFLRASHCLSMAGAKPSWSHHHELDNLYFSMDAAPTEYNFQFQQQVPPSLNSERHKHSPGAQRLPSKKSRPTHLSLSSSAEPSTPSPAEDDQVVPSFQRLSVYERCSPPNTPSRGAKPLPPLPGRGDLSPDQAMDNEVEFFTSSDDSRCLVPEQCPPKPSASRYGAPSRRSFRHCGQINYAYFEGPVGQQRPLERQEQQRIQAQQRQQEQQRLEQVEQQPSEQPVCPRQQDRAQRKLRRSHSGPAGSFNKPTLLRLPCHHRHTQGMDKPEVPPRVPIPPRPIKTADYRRWSAEVSSGAYSDEDKPPKVPPRDPLLSQGSSRTPSPKSLPSYLNGVMPPTQSFAPDPKYVRRGLQRQNSEGSPCILPVMENGMKASTTHYFLLPQRPAYLDKPYLEKFIRDMDCPAGRSRGASDPEWDCQTRRKAQVDLV from the exons ATGCGACCCGATTGTGCGTGGAGCATGTCCACAGCGGGCCTGACTGCCCAGGAGATCTGTTTACCCACAGACAGCCCCTTCCTGCGGGCCAGTCACTGTCTCAGCATGGCTGGAGCCAAGCCCTCATGGAGCCACCACCATGAGCTGGACAA TTTGTACTTCAGTATGGATGCAGCACCCACGGAATACAACTTTCAGTTTCAGCAGCAGGTGCCACCATCGCTCAATTCTGAGA GACACAAACATAGCCCTGGTGCACAGCGGTTACCCTCAAAGAAGTCCCGTCCCACCCATCTGTCCCTGTCATCCAGTGCTGAGCCCTCCACCACTAGCCCTGCTGAGGATGACCAGGTGGTCCCGTCCTTCCAGAGGTTGTCTGTGTACGAACGCTGCAGTCCCCCAAACACACCTAGCCGGGGGGCCAAGCCCCTGCCCCCTCTCCCTGGGCGGGGAGACCTTTCCCCTGACCAGGCCATGGACAATGAGGTAGAGTTCTTCACCAGTTCAGATGACAGCCGTTGCTTGGTTCCTGAGCAGTGTCCCCCTAAACCCTCTGCCTCCCGCTACGGAGCCCCCAGCCGCAGGAGCTTCAGGCACTGTGGACAGATTAACTATGCCTACTTTGAGGGGCCAGTGGGGCAGCAGAGACCACTGGAACGGCAGGAGCAGCAGCGGATACAGGCACAGCAGCGACAACAGGAGCAGCAACAAAGATTGGAGCAGGTAGAGCAACAGCCATCGGAGCAACCAGTGTGTCCCAGACAGCAGGACCGAGCCCAGAGGAAGCTGCGACGCTCTCATTCCGGCCCTGCTGGCTCCTTCAACAAGCCCACGTTGCTGCGCCTGCCCTGTCACCACCGCCACACTCAGGGCATGGACAAACCAGAGGTGCCCCCCCGCGTGCCCATCCCGCCACGACCCATCAAGACTGCAGACTACCGCCGCTGGTCAGCCGAGGTGTCCTCTGGGGCCTACAGTGACGAGGACAAGCCCCCCAAGGTTCCCCCCAGGGACCCTTTGTTGTCTCAAGGCAGCTCCCGTACCCCAAGCCCCAAGAGCCTCCCCTCGTACCTCAACGGTGTTATGCCTCCCACGCAGAGCTTTGCCCCAGACCCTAAGTACGTGAGGCGGGGTTTACAGAGGCAGAACAGCGAGGGGTCTCCCTGCATCCTGCCAGTCATGGAGAATGGCATGAAGGCCAGCACCACACACTACTTCCTGCTTCCACAGAGGCCTGCCTACCTAGACAAACCTTACCTGGAGAAGTTCATCCGGGATATGGACTGCCCGGCAGGTCGCAGTAGAGGGGCTTCAGACCCAGAGTGGGATTGTCAGACCAGGAGGAAAGCACAGGTGGATTTAGTTTGA